Proteins co-encoded in one Haloarcula pelagica genomic window:
- a CDS encoding Lrp/AsnC family transcriptional regulator, whose product MADDRTPIDDLDRRIIHALQQDARHTTASEIAESCDVSARTVRNRIDRLEERGVIQGYDVDVDYEAAGYQLHTLIVCTAPIHEREEIALRALDVDGVVAIREVMTGADNVHVEVVGVDSNDLSRIGRDLNDVGLEVVDEDLIRNEYTRPFHRFAAPASDDE is encoded by the coding sequence ATGGCCGACGACAGGACTCCGATCGACGACCTCGACCGCCGGATCATCCACGCGCTCCAGCAGGACGCCCGACACACGACCGCAAGCGAGATCGCCGAATCGTGTGACGTGTCCGCACGGACCGTCCGAAACCGGATCGACCGTCTCGAAGAGCGCGGCGTCATCCAGGGGTACGATGTCGATGTCGACTACGAGGCGGCGGGCTATCAGCTCCACACCCTCATCGTCTGTACCGCGCCGATCCACGAACGCGAGGAGATCGCGCTCCGTGCGCTCGATGTCGACGGCGTCGTCGCGATCCGGGAGGTGATGACCGGCGCCGACAACGTCCACGTCGAAGTCGTCGGTGTCGACAGCAACGACCTCAGTCGGATCGGCCGGGACCTCAACGACGTGGGCTTGGAGGTCGTCGACGAGGACCTCATCCGCAACGAGTACACCCGGCCGTTCCACCGGTTCGCCGCACCCGCCTCCGACGACGAATAG